A window from Pseudooceanicola algae encodes these proteins:
- a CDS encoding LysR family transcriptional regulator, with product MSLHLLPRALRYVLAVAEHGSVQAASRAIGIAASAIDRQIHALEEAGQSPLFERQPRGMRLTPAGEALVVLARRWQADADRMDTHLTEMRGQEHGVVRVAAMDSLANSLLPDLVTWVHQTHPRIHLAAEIMTPAEASEALEQGTTDVTIAFNLPQHRYQHRLWSAPLPLGCAMSPTHPLAREAELDFAALDGYPSVSQNESLPVRQRLEHQYSWFFKDNAPVLTTNSLQLLKRSIAQSDMILITSELDVLAEVEAGDLVFVPLRGRGLRPQTIAIAIDTRRTLLRATRVVTEHLAASAAARLDGIRQVRGAADSSPD from the coding sequence ATGTCGCTTCACCTGCTGCCCCGCGCCCTGCGCTATGTCCTTGCCGTTGCGGAACACGGATCGGTCCAGGCCGCTTCGCGGGCCATCGGCATCGCTGCCTCGGCCATCGACCGGCAGATCCATGCGCTGGAAGAGGCCGGGCAATCGCCCCTTTTCGAACGCCAGCCGCGCGGGATGCGCCTGACCCCTGCCGGAGAGGCCCTTGTGGTGCTGGCCCGTCGCTGGCAGGCGGATGCGGACCGGATGGACACCCACCTGACCGAAATGCGGGGCCAGGAACATGGTGTGGTGCGGGTCGCCGCCATGGACAGTCTGGCGAACAGCCTGCTGCCGGACCTTGTCACCTGGGTCCACCAGACCCATCCGCGCATCCATCTCGCGGCCGAGATCATGACACCAGCCGAGGCCTCCGAGGCGCTGGAACAGGGCACAACCGACGTCACAATCGCCTTCAACCTGCCCCAGCACCGCTACCAGCACCGCCTGTGGAGCGCGCCGCTGCCCTTGGGCTGCGCCATGTCCCCGACCCATCCTCTTGCCCGCGAGGCAGAGCTCGATTTCGCCGCATTGGATGGCTATCCCAGCGTTTCGCAGAACGAAAGCCTGCCGGTTCGGCAGCGGCTGGAGCATCAGTATTCCTGGTTCTTCAAGGACAACGCCCCGGTTCTGACCACCAATTCCCTGCAATTGCTGAAGCGCAGCATCGCGCAGTCCGACATGATCCTGATCACCTCGGAACTGGATGTGCTGGCCGAAGTCGAGGCCGGAGATCTGGTCTTTGTGCCGCTGCGCGGACGTGGGCTGCGCCCCCAGACGATCGCGATCGCCATCGACACCCGGCGCACCCTGTTGCGCGCCACGCGGGTGGTGACCGAACATCTTGCGGCCAGCGCCGCGGCCCGCCTGGACGGTATCCGCCAGGTACGCGGCGCGGCCGATTCATCCCCGGATTGA
- a CDS encoding M48 family metalloprotease produces MSDASSTRRFGPCTRFIAGGLALLVAACGTTYAVPRVSSQSTEVANAIFAEEQRTGSTSSTSQQPDAADMARFTRVVARVEPVAESVCRRETAGSGRTCDIRVIIDQDMSQPNAYQTYDSSGRPIVAFSRPMLAEVRNDDELAFILGHEMGHHIGAHTDKLQSQAITGALVGGILVATLGGDANDAVLGAYAGTAVGSMAYSQTYELESDVVATYITEQAGYNPVTGARFFARPKPQQTSGGLSFWGSHPPDRKRLATVLETVDQLSANSGELILAR; encoded by the coding sequence ATGTCAGACGCCTCTTCCACCCGCCGTTTCGGTCCTTGCACCCGGTTCATCGCCGGGGGACTTGCCCTGCTGGTGGCGGCCTGCGGTACGACCTATGCGGTGCCCCGCGTCTCGAGCCAGAGCACCGAAGTTGCCAATGCGATCTTTGCCGAGGAACAGCGCACCGGGTCGACCAGCAGCACTTCGCAGCAACCCGATGCTGCGGATATGGCGCGCTTTACCCGTGTCGTCGCCAGGGTCGAGCCCGTGGCCGAGTCCGTCTGCCGCCGCGAAACCGCCGGCAGCGGGCGGACCTGCGACATCCGGGTCATCATTGATCAGGACATGTCCCAGCCCAACGCCTACCAGACCTACGACAGCTCCGGCCGCCCGATCGTCGCCTTCTCGCGCCCGATGCTGGCCGAGGTGCGCAACGACGACGAACTGGCCTTCATCCTGGGTCACGAGATGGGCCACCATATCGGCGCCCATACGGACAAGCTGCAATCCCAGGCCATCACCGGTGCCCTGGTCGGTGGTATCCTTGTGGCGACCCTTGGCGGCGATGCGAATGACGCGGTGCTGGGCGCCTATGCCGGCACAGCCGTCGGGTCGATGGCCTATTCGCAAACCTACGAGCTGGAAAGCGACGTGGTCGCGACCTACATCACCGAACAGGCCGGATATAACCCGGTCACAGGCGCACGTTTCTTCGCCCGGCCGAAGCCGCAGCAGACCAGCGGCGGCCTCAGCTTCTGGGGCAGTCACCCGCCGGATCGCAAGCGTCTTGCTACGGTTCTGGAAACCGTCGATCAGCTTTCAGCCAACAGCGGCGAATTGATCCTGGCGCGATAG
- a CDS encoding bifunctional transcriptional activator/DNA repair enzyme AdaA → MMFDLPPPDILYAALLARDPGWDGRAYVCVRTTGIFCRLTCPARKPLAKNCAFHATAGHCIEAGYRPCKRCHPLAPEAGADPAIANLLTALDADPGYRWTEGDLVARGHDLSTLRRVFKRHYGMTFLEMARQRRLREGFTTLGDGGKVIEAQLDAGFASSSAFRAAFARLMGCAPGRLPRDALLRAEWITTPLGDMIAISSASHLHLLEFADRKALKTEVQRLSRHAKGSLGIGSHPPGAQIRAELQRYFAGQGAGFETPLALHGSAFARLVWQALAAIPPGETRSYSGLAAQIGRPDAVRAVARANGANQIALVIPCHRVIGADGALTGYGGGLWRKQRLLEIEQAYQRAGPHPLTVPGVAPA, encoded by the coding sequence ATGATGTTCGATCTGCCTCCCCCCGACATTCTTTACGCCGCGCTGCTGGCCCGTGATCCCGGTTGGGACGGTCGGGCCTATGTTTGCGTGCGGACCACCGGTATCTTCTGTCGCCTGACCTGCCCGGCGCGCAAGCCGCTGGCAAAGAACTGCGCGTTCCACGCCACCGCCGGACACTGTATCGAGGCCGGTTATCGGCCTTGCAAGCGATGCCATCCGCTGGCCCCAGAAGCCGGGGCAGATCCTGCAATTGCCAACCTGCTGACGGCGCTTGATGCTGATCCCGGCTACCGGTGGACCGAAGGTGATCTGGTGGCGCGGGGGCATGATCTTTCGACTCTGCGGCGGGTCTTCAAACGGCACTACGGCATGACGTTCCTTGAAATGGCGCGCCAGCGGCGGCTGCGCGAAGGCTTCACCACACTTGGCGATGGCGGCAAGGTGATCGAGGCGCAGTTGGACGCGGGATTTGCGTCTTCCAGCGCCTTTCGGGCGGCTTTCGCCCGGCTGATGGGGTGCGCGCCGGGCCGCCTGCCGCGCGATGCGCTGCTGCGGGCGGAATGGATCACGACGCCGCTGGGGGACATGATCGCCATCAGCAGCGCCAGCCACTTGCACTTGCTGGAATTTGCCGACCGCAAGGCGCTGAAGACCGAGGTCCAGAGGCTGAGCCGTCATGCCAAGGGGTCCCTCGGCATCGGCAGCCACCCGCCCGGCGCCCAGATCCGCGCCGAACTGCAGCGGTACTTTGCCGGGCAGGGGGCGGGGTTCGAAACGCCGCTGGCCCTGCATGGCAGCGCCTTTGCCCGGCTGGTCTGGCAGGCACTGGCCGCGATCCCGCCGGGTGAAACCCGCAGCTATTCCGGCCTTGCCGCGCAAATCGGCCGCCCGGATGCCGTGCGGGCCGTGGCGCGGGCCAACGGCGCCAACCAGATTGCCCTGGTCATTCCCTGCCACCGGGTGATCGGCGCCGACGGGGCGCTGACCGGTTATGGTGGCGGGCTGTGGCGCAAACAGCGGCTGCTGGAGATCGAACAGGCCTATCAGCGTGCGGGTCCTCATCCTTTGACCGTGCCGGGGGTGGCCCCAGCCTGA
- a CDS encoding pirin family protein, protein MSWNPLVDLTDPDAIARDAIETVIVPRSRDIGGFEVRRALPSPRRQMVGPFIFFDQMGPADLVTGDRLDVRPHPHIGLGTVTYLYDGAVQHRDSVGSDQVIRPGEVNWMVAGRGVSHSERSPEGGGAGRLYGIQTWVALPEDEEETAPFFQHFAQPALPLLEAEGITARLILGTAFGETAPARLFSEAFYLDVTLVPGAALPLPDDHEDRAVHVSCGEVTVAGQSYPAGQVLVFRPGDRISLRAGPQGARLLALGGATLNGPRYIWWNFVASTPERIAAAKIAWKTADWGRGQFDLPPDDRGEFIPLPEDRGGRMTPMRAGPRGRR, encoded by the coding sequence ATGAGCTGGAATCCCCTGGTCGATCTGACAGATCCCGATGCCATTGCCCGCGACGCCATTGAAACGGTGATCGTGCCGCGCAGTCGCGATATCGGCGGATTCGAGGTGCGCCGCGCCCTGCCGTCACCGCGTCGCCAGATGGTCGGCCCCTTCATCTTCTTTGATCAGATGGGCCCGGCGGACCTGGTCACCGGAGACCGCCTCGACGTGCGTCCGCATCCCCATATCGGCCTCGGCACGGTGACCTATCTGTATGACGGCGCGGTGCAGCACCGCGATTCGGTCGGCAGCGATCAGGTGATCCGTCCGGGAGAGGTCAACTGGATGGTCGCCGGGCGTGGGGTCAGCCATTCCGAACGCAGCCCCGAAGGCGGCGGGGCCGGGCGGCTATACGGTATCCAGACCTGGGTCGCCCTGCCCGAGGACGAAGAGGAAACGGCGCCCTTCTTTCAGCATTTCGCCCAGCCCGCCCTGCCGCTGCTGGAGGCAGAGGGAATCACTGCCCGCCTCATCCTTGGCACCGCCTTTGGGGAAACCGCCCCCGCCCGGCTGTTCTCGGAAGCCTTTTACCTGGATGTGACCCTTGTCCCCGGTGCCGCGCTGCCGCTGCCGGACGATCACGAGGACCGCGCGGTCCATGTCTCTTGCGGAGAGGTTACGGTCGCCGGGCAAAGTTACCCTGCCGGGCAGGTGCTGGTCTTCCGCCCCGGTGACCGGATCAGCCTTCGGGCCGGGCCGCAGGGGGCCCGGTTGCTGGCACTTGGCGGGGCGACGCTGAACGGGCCGCGTTATATCTGGTGGAATTTCGTGGCCTCGACACCCGAACGGATCGCGGCGGCCAAGATCGCCTGGAAGACGGCGGACTGGGGGCGGGGGCAGTTCGACCTGCCGCCCGATGACAGGGGTGAGTTCATCCCGCTGCCCGAAGACCGGGGCGGGCGGATGACCCCGATGCGGGCCGGGCCAAGGGGGCGGCGCTGA
- a CDS encoding ANTAR domain-containing response regulator → MTDKLSIIVVEPDRDRALLIVDSLREAGEYDIHVISEPTGIARSIQSHNPDMVLIDIADPTRDMLEELTLATGPLDRPVAMFVDQSDDGMTRAAIEAGVSAYVVAGLKAERVKPILDAAVARFNMFQRMRTELAATKKALEERKVIDRAKGLLMKARGIDEDQAYAMLRKAAMDQNRRMADVAQALVTAAGLLG, encoded by the coding sequence ATGACGGACAAGCTTTCCATTATCGTTGTCGAACCCGACCGGGACCGCGCGCTGCTGATCGTCGACAGCCTGCGCGAGGCCGGGGAATACGATATTCACGTCATTTCGGAACCCACGGGCATTGCCCGATCGATCCAGTCCCATAACCCCGACATGGTGCTGATCGACATCGCCGACCCGACCCGCGACATGCTGGAGGAACTGACCCTGGCGACCGGCCCGCTGGACCGCCCCGTGGCGATGTTCGTGGACCAGTCGGACGACGGCATGACCCGCGCGGCGATCGAAGCCGGTGTGTCCGCCTATGTCGTCGCCGGGCTGAAGGCCGAGCGGGTGAAACCCATCCTCGATGCCGCCGTCGCCCGGTTCAACATGTTCCAGCGGATGCGCACCGAATTGGCCGCCACCAAGAAGGCGCTGGAGGAACGCAAGGTCATCGACCGCGCCAAGGGTCTGTTGATGAAGGCCCGTGGCATCGATGAAGACCAGGCCTATGCGATGCTGCGCAAGGCGGCGATGGACCAGAACCGGCGCATGGCCGATGTGGCCCAGGCCCTCGTCACCGCGGCAGGGCTGCTGGGATGA
- a CDS encoding ABC transporter substrate-binding protein, with protein sequence MKAATLSVGFIALTDAAPLIAAQEMGFAAEEGIELDLIRAPSWSSLRDMLVFGRIEAAHMLSPVPVASAMGLGGTGAPISAVAVLSVNGTVIGVSNEMAARLAGVGHDFAFNDARAAGAALIAAKDPARPLRIGVPFPFSMHAELLYYWLSALGLPAPQSVSIHTVPPPLMAQAIAAGEIDAFCVGEPWGSITVENGAGALLLPGKAIWQFAPEKVLAVRTDWAENEDALLGRLIRALWRAGRWLAQPASRSLAAEILSAPDYLNLPAEVLDRALTGRLTISSRGEMRDVPGFIGFHRGTANFPWRSQAEWIALQLAARTGLDRDRAIRAGRTAFRSDLYRTALAGTEADMPGASLKVEGGVQTETSIASEAGRLSLLPDQFFDGRIFEPYTP encoded by the coding sequence ATGAAGGCCGCAACCCTGTCCGTGGGCTTCATTGCCCTGACCGATGCCGCGCCGCTGATCGCCGCCCAGGAAATGGGATTTGCCGCCGAGGAAGGGATCGAGCTTGACCTGATCCGCGCGCCCTCCTGGTCCAGCCTGCGCGACATGCTGGTCTTTGGCCGGATCGAGGCGGCGCATATGCTGTCGCCGGTTCCGGTTGCCTCGGCCATGGGTCTGGGTGGCACCGGCGCGCCGATCTCCGCCGTGGCGGTCCTGTCGGTCAATGGCACCGTCATCGGGGTCAGTAACGAGATGGCCGCGCGGCTGGCCGGTGTCGGCCATGATTTCGCCTTCAACGATGCCCGCGCCGCCGGCGCCGCGCTGATCGCGGCCAAGGACCCGGCCCGCCCGCTGCGTATCGGCGTGCCGTTCCCATTTTCGATGCATGCGGAACTGCTGTATTACTGGCTGTCCGCCCTTGGCCTGCCCGCTCCACAAAGCGTGTCGATCCATACAGTCCCCCCGCCCCTGATGGCCCAGGCCATCGCGGCGGGGGAAATCGATGCCTTCTGCGTCGGCGAACCCTGGGGGTCGATCACCGTGGAAAACGGCGCCGGAGCCTTGCTGCTGCCGGGCAAGGCGATCTGGCAATTCGCGCCGGAAAAGGTGCTGGCCGTGCGCACCGACTGGGCCGAAAACGAAGACGCCCTGCTGGGCCGCCTGATCCGCGCGCTCTGGCGGGCCGGACGCTGGCTGGCGCAGCCCGCCTCGCGCAGCCTCGCCGCCGAGATCCTGTCGGCGCCCGATTACCTGAACCTGCCCGCCGAAGTGCTGGACCGCGCGCTGACGGGGCGGCTGACGATTTCGTCCCGTGGCGAAATGCGTGACGTGCCCGGCTTCATCGGCTTTCACAGGGGCACCGCGAATTTCCCCTGGCGCAGTCAGGCCGAATGGATCGCCCTGCAACTGGCCGCCCGCACCGGGCTGGATCGCGACCGGGCCATTCGCGCCGGACGGACGGCATTCCGCAGCGATCTTTACCGCACTGCGCTGGCCGGAACCGAAGCCGACATGCCCGGTGCCTCGTTGAAGGTAGAAGGCGGAGTGCAGACCGAAACCTCCATCGCCTCCGAAGCGGGGCGGCTGTCACTGCTGCCCGATCAGTTCTTTGATGGCCGTATTTTTGAGCCGTACACTCCCTGA
- a CDS encoding CmpA/NrtA family ABC transporter substrate-binding protein encodes MKRLLASFAITTAIVAPASAEMLDLEKDVLTFGFIKLTDMAPLAVAYEQGFFDDEGLFVTLEAQANWKVLLDGVISGTLDGAHMLAGQPLAATIGYGTEAHIITPFSMDLNGNGITVSNEVWEMMKPTLPVGDDGLVEHPISASALKPVIEDFNGRGKPFNMGMVFPVSTHNYELRYWLAAGGIEPGYYSPENVTGQIAAEAFLSVTPPPQMPATLEAGTISGYSVGEPWNQQAVFKGIGVPVITDYELWKNNPEKVFGISASFAEENPNTTLAVVKALIRAAQWLDENDNANREEAVDILSRPEYVGADREVIANSMTGTFEYEKGDTRDVPDFNVFFRYYATQPFYSDAVWYLTQMRRWGQIAEAKPDSWYDEVAKSVYKPAIYLEAARMLVDEGLVDEADFAWDSDGYKEPTPAGDIIDGIGYDGRAPNAYLESLPIGLKGDQIVVGNEIQG; translated from the coding sequence ATGAAACGACTACTCGCTTCTTTCGCCATCACGACCGCCATCGTCGCACCGGCCTCTGCCGAAATGCTTGACCTGGAAAAGGACGTGCTGACCTTCGGGTTCATCAAGCTGACCGACATGGCGCCGCTGGCCGTCGCCTATGAGCAGGGGTTCTTCGACGACGAAGGCCTGTTCGTGACGCTGGAAGCCCAGGCCAACTGGAAGGTCCTGCTGGATGGCGTGATCTCCGGAACGCTGGACGGCGCGCATATGCTGGCCGGGCAACCGCTGGCCGCCACCATCGGTTACGGCACCGAGGCGCATATCATCACCCCCTTCTCGATGGACCTGAACGGCAACGGCATCACCGTCAGCAACGAGGTCTGGGAGATGATGAAACCGACCCTGCCGGTCGGTGACGACGGCCTGGTAGAGCACCCGATTTCCGCCTCGGCGCTGAAACCGGTGATCGAGGACTTCAACGGTCGCGGCAAACCCTTCAACATGGGCATGGTCTTTCCGGTTTCGACCCACAACTACGAACTGCGCTACTGGCTGGCCGCCGGCGGGATCGAGCCGGGCTATTATTCCCCCGAAAACGTCACCGGCCAGATCGCGGCCGAGGCATTCCTCTCCGTGACCCCGCCGCCGCAGATGCCCGCGACCCTCGAGGCGGGCACGATCTCGGGCTATAGCGTCGGCGAGCCGTGGAACCAGCAGGCGGTCTTCAAGGGCATCGGCGTGCCGGTGATCACCGATTACGAGCTGTGGAAGAACAACCCCGAAAAGGTCTTCGGCATCTCGGCCTCCTTCGCCGAGGAAAACCCCAATACCACCCTCGCCGTGGTCAAGGCGCTGATCCGCGCCGCGCAATGGCTGGACGAGAACGACAATGCCAACCGCGAAGAGGCAGTCGATATCCTGTCGCGCCCGGAATATGTGGGCGCGGACCGCGAAGTCATCGCCAACTCGATGACCGGCACCTTCGAATATGAGAAGGGCGACACCCGCGACGTTCCCGATTTCAACGTCTTCTTCCGCTACTACGCCACCCAGCCGTTCTATTCCGACGCGGTCTGGTACCTGACCCAGATGCGCCGCTGGGGCCAGATTGCCGAAGCCAAGCCCGACAGCTGGTACGACGAGGTCGCGAAATCCGTCTACAAGCCCGCGATCTACCTCGAAGCCGCGCGGATGCTGGTCGACGAAGGTCTGGTCGACGAGGCCGATTTCGCCTGGGACAGCGATGGCTACAAGGAACCGACCCCGGCGGGCGATATCATCGACGGCATCGGCTACGACGGCCGCGCCCCGAACGCCTACCTGGAAAGCCTGCCGATCGGGCTGAAGGGCGACCAGATCGTCGTCGGCAACGAGATCCAGGGCTGA
- a CDS encoding ABC transporter permease — translation MTTVDPEFARAEAREARRARLFSRITTADKWFQVLGLAWITPILRAGAGDNPKAQVKEIWRLLIVPILAIAVFIGLWATLAPTVQTSLGAIPGPAQVWDEAVALNQAAIETASEKRDFQDRVDARNQRFIDNGQPEKVKQIPYTGAPSYYAQIWTSIKTVFFGFLVASAVAIPVGIAAGLSATANAAVNPIIQIFKPVSPLAWLPIVTMIVSAVYTTNDGMFSKSFLVSAITVTLCSLWPTLINTSLGVASIDKDLISVSKVLKMGTWQKITQLVLPSALPLIFTGLRLSLGVGWMVLIAAEMLAQNPGLGKFVWDEFQNGSSSSLAKIMVAVFTIGIIGFLLDRVMFALQSLFTFSNNR, via the coding sequence ATGACAACCGTCGATCCCGAATTTGCACGCGCAGAGGCCCGCGAAGCCCGTCGTGCGCGGCTGTTCAGCCGCATCACCACCGCCGACAAGTGGTTCCAGGTGCTGGGCCTCGCCTGGATCACACCGATCCTGCGCGCCGGCGCCGGGGACAATCCCAAGGCCCAGGTCAAGGAGATCTGGCGCCTGCTGATCGTCCCGATCCTGGCCATCGCCGTCTTCATCGGCCTTTGGGCCACGCTGGCCCCCACGGTCCAGACATCGCTTGGCGCCATCCCCGGCCCGGCCCAGGTCTGGGACGAAGCGGTCGCCCTGAACCAGGCCGCGATCGAGACCGCGTCGGAAAAGCGCGACTTTCAGGACCGGGTCGATGCCCGCAACCAGCGATTCATCGACAATGGCCAGCCCGAGAAGGTCAAGCAGATCCCCTATACCGGCGCGCCCAGCTACTACGCGCAGATCTGGACCTCGATCAAGACGGTGTTCTTCGGTTTCCTCGTCGCCTCGGCAGTGGCCATTCCGGTCGGCATCGCTGCTGGGCTTTCGGCCACGGCCAATGCCGCCGTCAACCCGATCATCCAGATCTTCAAACCGGTTTCGCCGCTGGCCTGGCTGCCCATCGTGACGATGATCGTCTCGGCCGTCTACACCACCAATGACGGCATGTTTTCCAAGTCATTTCTCGTCTCGGCCATCACCGTGACGCTCTGTTCGCTCTGGCCGACGCTGATCAATACCTCGCTCGGGGTCGCCTCGATCGACAAGGACCTGATCTCGGTCTCCAAGGTGCTGAAAATGGGCACATGGCAGAAAATCACCCAGCTGGTGCTGCCCTCGGCGCTGCCGCTGATCTTCACCGGCCTGCGGCTTAGCCTGGGCGTCGGATGGATGGTCCTGATCGCGGCGGAAATGCTGGCGCAGAACCCCGGCCTCGGGAAATTCGTCTGGGATGAATTCCAGAATGGCAGCTCCTCCAGCCTCGCCAAGATCATGGTCGCGGTCTTCACCATCGGGATCATCGGCTTCCTGCTGGATCGGGTGATGTTCGCGCTGCAGTCCCTCTTCACCTTCTCGAACAATCGGTGA
- a CDS encoding ABC transporter ATP-binding protein: MSILKFANVSKSFGEGISKAEVLKNINLEVKEGEFLVLLGFSGTGKTTLINLMAGLESPTRGAVTFKGQPITGPGPERGVIFQNYSLMPWLTVAGNVQLALDSVFPKMSKAEKAERVAHYVDMVGLPHAASRRPAELSGGMRQRVNVARALAMSPEVLLLDEPLSALDALTRANLADEIEHIWDADKKTCVLITNDVDEAIILADRIIALNPDGTLGEEFSVSIPRPRDRSAMNHDAGFKALRARVTNYLMDVGIQAKAEETRHLPDIKPNHSVPTAVVDAQKNLLEQRYLSFEGLHKIYPTPKGPLTVVEDFNLKLNRGEFISLIGHSGCGKSTVLTMTAGLNAISKGVIKLDGYDVKGADPERAVVFQSPNLFPWLSAKENVAIGVERVYPKASMAERRDVIEYYLERVGLGDAMDRPAHSMSNGMKQRVGIARAFALSPKLLLLDEPFGMLDSLTRWELQEVLMEVWSRTKVTAICVTHDVDEAILLADRVVMMTNGPQATIGKITDVKLPRPRTRKALLEHPDYYLYREQVLSFLEEYEHGAKGKTAQKADAAKPDSQEAA; encoded by the coding sequence ATGAGCATTCTCAAATTCGCCAACGTCTCGAAAAGCTTCGGGGAAGGCATCTCGAAAGCCGAGGTTCTGAAGAACATCAACCTCGAGGTGAAGGAAGGTGAATTCCTGGTTCTGCTCGGCTTTTCGGGCACCGGCAAGACGACGCTGATCAACCTGATGGCGGGGCTGGAAAGCCCGACCAGGGGGGCGGTGACCTTCAAGGGCCAGCCGATCACCGGCCCCGGCCCGGAACGCGGCGTGATCTTCCAGAACTATTCGCTGATGCCCTGGCTGACGGTCGCCGGGAACGTGCAACTGGCGCTGGATTCCGTCTTCCCGAAGATGTCGAAGGCCGAAAAGGCCGAACGCGTCGCCCATTACGTCGACATGGTCGGCCTGCCCCATGCCGCCAGCCGCCGCCCGGCGGAACTGTCCGGGGGGATGCGCCAGCGGGTCAACGTGGCCCGCGCCCTGGCCATGTCGCCCGAGGTGCTGCTGCTGGACGAACCGCTTTCGGCGCTCGACGCGCTGACCCGCGCCAACCTGGCGGACGAGATCGAACATATCTGGGACGCCGACAAGAAGACCTGCGTGCTGATCACCAACGACGTGGACGAAGCGATCATCCTTGCCGACCGCATCATCGCGCTGAATCCCGATGGCACCCTGGGCGAGGAATTCTCCGTCTCCATCCCGCGCCCGCGTGACCGGTCCGCGATGAACCACGACGCCGGTTTCAAGGCCCTGCGCGCCCGCGTCACCAACTACCTGATGGATGTCGGCATCCAGGCCAAGGCCGAGGAAACCCGCCACCTGCCCGACATCAAGCCCAACCATTCGGTCCCCACTGCCGTGGTCGACGCCCAGAAGAACCTTCTGGAACAGCGCTACCTGTCGTTCGAAGGGCTGCACAAGATCTATCCCACGCCCAAGGGCCCGCTGACCGTGGTCGAGGATTTCAACCTCAAGCTCAACCGCGGGGAATTCATTTCGCTGATCGGGCATTCGGGCTGCGGCAAGTCCACGGTGCTGACCATGACCGCCGGGCTGAACGCGATCTCGAAGGGGGTCATCAAGCTGGATGGTTACGACGTGAAAGGCGCGGACCCGGAACGCGCCGTGGTCTTCCAGTCGCCGAACCTGTTCCCCTGGCTCTCGGCCAAGGAAAACGTCGCCATCGGGGTCGAACGTGTCTACCCCAAGGCCAGCATGGCCGAACGCCGCGACGTGATCGAATATTACCTTGAACGCGTCGGCCTTGGCGATGCGATGGACCGCCCGGCGCATTCCATGTCCAACGGCATGAAACAGCGCGTCGGCATCGCCCGCGCCTTCGCCCTGTCACCCAAGCTGCTGCTGCTGGACGAGCCCTTCGGGATGCTCGACAGCCTGACCCGCTGGGAGTTGCAGGAAGTCCTGATGGAGGTCTGGTCGCGCACCAAGGTCACCGCGATCTGCGTCACCCATGACGTCGACGAAGCCATCCTTCTGGCCGACCGCGTGGTCATGATGACCAACGGCCCGCAGGCCACCATCGGCAAGATTACCGACGTGAAACTGCCCCGCCCCCGCACCCGCAAGGCGCTGCTGGAGCACCCGGATTACTATCTTTACCGCGAGCAGGTGCTGAGCTTCCTCGAGGAATATGAACATGGCGCCAAGGGCAAGACCGCCCAGAAGGCCGACGCCGCCAAACCGGACAGCCAGGAGGCCGCATGA
- a CDS encoding GAF domain-containing protein — protein sequence MMDTAIDTTARTFIEVAEIWVPEGDRLVLGEGHYGALDTFAEASRRESFAKGEGLPGKAWAEGRPVVLKAFDGSYFKRTEAAKEAGLTAAVAVPVFSGKTLKAVLVVFCADDEVRTGAIEVWKDDDGVLVLDDGYYGAAKHFEWVSQHTQFPRGQGLPGGVWASKTPILMRDLGSGYRFIRAESAGKAGLTTGIGMPIPVPGGETYVLALLSALGTPIARRFELWDARSARVGKGEPAAVLVDGICAREGKLWVGETEDPRRVTAWQGVIGRVLGTGLPVVEAGTPGLTAGYDTLIALPIHMDGELAHIVAWYC from the coding sequence ATGATGGACACCGCAATCGACACGACCGCAAGGACCTTCATCGAGGTCGCAGAAATCTGGGTGCCGGAAGGCGACCGGCTGGTGCTGGGCGAAGGCCACTACGGCGCGCTCGACACCTTCGCCGAAGCCTCGCGGCGCGAAAGCTTTGCGAAGGGCGAAGGCCTGCCGGGCAAGGCCTGGGCCGAAGGCCGCCCGGTGGTGCTGAAGGCATTCGACGGCTCTTATTTCAAGCGCACCGAGGCCGCGAAAGAGGCCGGTCTGACCGCCGCCGTCGCCGTGCCGGTGTTCTCCGGCAAGACGCTCAAGGCCGTTCTGGTGGTCTTCTGCGCCGATGACGAGGTCCGCACCGGCGCCATCGAGGTCTGGAAGGACGACGACGGCGTGCTGGTGCTGGACGATGGCTACTACGGCGCCGCAAAGCATTTTGAATGGGTGTCCCAGCACACGCAATTCCCGCGCGGTCAGGGCTTGCCAGGGGGTGTCTGGGCGTCGAAAACCCCGATCCTGATGCGCGATCTCGGTTCCGGCTACCGCTTTATCCGCGCCGAAAGCGCGGGCAAGGCCGGGCTGACCACGGGCATCGGCATGCCGATCCCGGTGCCGGGCGGAGAAACCTATGTGCTGGCGCTGCTGTCGGCCCTGGGCACCCCCATCGCCCGCCGGTTCGAGCTGTGGGATGCCCGCTCGGCCCGCGTCGGCAAGGGCGAACCCGCTGCCGTGCTGGTCGACGGGATCTGCGCCCGCGAAGGCAAGCTCTGGGTCGGGGAAACCGAAGACCCGCGCCGTGTCACCGCCTGGCAGGGGGTCATCGGCCGCGTGCTGGGCACCGGCCTGCCGGTTGTCGAGGCGGGCACGCCCGGCCTGACCGCCGGCTACGACACCCTGATCGCCCTGCCCATCCACATGGACGGTGAGCTTGCGCACATCGTCGCCTGGTATTGCTGA